The Microbispora sp. ZYX-F-249 genomic interval CCTGCGCGTCCCGCGCTTCCTTCCGGCTGTCGTCCGACGGCCGGATCAAGCGCGTGGACGTCAAGGTCTGCGTGCTCGACCGGCCGCGCCGTACGACCCTGAAGTGCTACGCCGACGCCATCACCCCGGCCATCATCGCGAACTGGCCGCAGTGACCGTACTCCCCTCGCGGTAGCGGCGTACGGCGCTGATCCCACGGCGGTAGGCCCGACAGCCTCCGGGCGTGCGACGACGCGGACGGGCCCCGGCGGCCACCATCGAGACACCGCCAGGGGACGGACGGCGCCCCGGCCCGCGTACTCCCCCAGCGGTAGCCGACGTGTCTCTCGACGAGGGACGCGCCGCAGGCCCACGTGGGACACGATCCCCGTGATCCCCGCAACCGCTGACCGAAGGGAGCAAAGAGCGTGCGCAAGGTCTACGCCGCCATAGCGGGACTGCTGCTCACCGCCGCCGCCGTGCAGATGTACTTCGCGGCCGTCGGCGCGTTCGACAAGCCGCGGGACGACTCCTCGTTCGTCCTGCACAGCATGAACGGCATGATGGTCATCCCCGTGCTGTCACTGGTGGCGGCCGCCGCCGCGGCGGCCGCCAAGGCGCCGGGCCGCCAGATCGGACTGACCGTCCTGCCCCTCGGCCTGGTCGTCGTGCAGGTGCTGATCGTCGAGGTCGGCGGGCTGTTCGACGACAGCACCGGCAACACCACACCCCTTTCCCTGGCGATCCTCGGCCTGCACGCCGTCAACGGCATGGCGGTCATCGGCGCCTGCGAGCTCGTGTTCCGCCGGGCCCGGCAGTTCGCCTGGCCCAAGCCCGGGCCACGGCCGCAGGACGCCTCGGAGGGCCGCCCGGTTCCCGCCTCATGACGACCGACCGGCTCATGGCGCTCGACCTGCTCGTCTCGGTCCTGACCGCGGCGGCGTGGGTGAGCGCGGGCGTGGCCGCCGCGGCCCGCCGTACGAGGACGACCGCGGCCCTGTTCGCCGTGGCCCTGGTCGCGTCCCTGGCCCGGGTCTGGTCCGTCCTCGCGCTGGCCGGCGCCGGCTGGTGGTTCGTGCAGGAGAAGGTCACCGTCGCCCTTCCTCTCCTCTTCGCGGCGGCGGCCGTCGCCACCGCGGTCGCCGGGCCGCGCGTCCTGCGCGCCGCCCGGCGGCCGGACGCGGTCCCCCACTCCGTACGGACGCCGGCGGTGGTGGTCACGCTGCTCGGCGCCGGGTACGCGGCGGCGGCCGGGCTCGTGCAGACCTTGCTGATCGGATATCCGGCGGACCCCGGCACCGCTGTCCTCCTCCTGGCCGTCGTCGCGGGGGCCGTCCTGGTGACCTGGCGGGCGTCCGGCGGGATCGTCCCCGGCCTGCGGACGGCGACGGCGGCGACCGCCGTGGCCGCCGTGCTCGGGGTGGCGCTCACGTTCGTCCCGGCCACGGAGGGGACCGCCGCGGCGCGAACCCCCGGGGAGGGGGCGGCTTCGGCGGGAGCCGGTGCGGCGGGGGCCGCCGGCTCCGCCGCCGGGGCGGACTCCGCTCACGGGGGCCACCCGGCTTCCGCGGACCACTCCGCGGCGCACGCCGGCTCCGGCGGCCACGCCGCCGCGGAGGCGCCGGCCTCCGTCGTGGGCGGGCCGGTCCGCCCGGTGACGGCCCTGCGCGGCCCGGCCGTGCCGCCGCCGGGCGGCGCCGTCCGCCGGTTCACGCTGACGGCGCGTACGGCGACCGTCACGCTGTCGTCGGGCCGGAAGGTGGCCGCGTGGACCTTCGACGGCCGGGTCCCCGGGCCGCCGATCACCGCCGTCCAGGGCGACCTCGTCGAGGTGCGGCTGCGCAACGCGGACATCGCGTCGGGGGTGACGCTGCACTGGCACGGCTACGACGTTC includes:
- a CDS encoding DUF6220 domain-containing protein translates to MRKVYAAIAGLLLTAAAVQMYFAAVGAFDKPRDDSSFVLHSMNGMMVIPVLSLVAAAAAAAAKAPGRQIGLTVLPLGLVVVQVLIVEVGGLFDDSTGNTTPLSLAILGLHAVNGMAVIGACELVFRRARQFAWPKPGPRPQDASEGRPVPAS